Proteins found in one Quercus robur chromosome 2, dhQueRobu3.1, whole genome shotgun sequence genomic segment:
- the LOC126712487 gene encoding mechanosensitive ion channel protein 8-like isoform X1, protein MARSHREEEVVIKLDDINENSKKINGSPSSNNFQGRSESVRRRNKELYDQENHQGYLNSGGAEVVKCSSNVSFQRGSWKPVMSITKSRLIDPPEEPCQSSVNSGRMPEKDQDYEDDDDTEDIPQEYKRIKFSTLTMLQFVSLILIIAALVCSLWFPFIKRHIVCDLPLWKWEIMVLALICGRLVSGWGIRLVVFYIERNFLLRKRVLYFVYGLRRSVQNCLWLGLVLLVWHSIFHEKVTRKTKSKILPYLNKVLVCFLVGTVIWLLKTLLVKVLASKFHVNTFFQRIQEALFNQYVIKTLSSPPLFKWYDTQEEEAMAEIQELEKAKVTLPGDPGETLPSRSRRMIGNGRLEKSPKVGKNSRFLRKRFKREDEEISIDQLHKLNQKNISAWNMRRLVNIIQHGDLSTLDEQLLESKTEDEALLQIRSECQAKEAAKRIFQNVAKPGSEYIYLEDVMHFMSKEEALKTMHLFGVAAENKGFSKSFFKDWVVKTFRERRALALSLTDTNTAVDELHTLLNILVAIITLIIWLIILGVPIIHFLVFISSQLLLVVFMFGNTCRTVFEAIIFLFVMHPFDVGDRCEVDGVQMVVDEMNILTTVFLRFDNQKIIYPNSILATKPISNYNRSPDMGDAIDFCINISTPMEKVTSMKERITRYIEIKNEHWQPGPMVIMRDVIDMNKLMMSVWLTHKMNYQDIKERWIRRELLLEEMIKVFKELDIEYRLLPLDVNVRNLPPLVSDRLPSTWKTFAS, encoded by the exons ATGGCTCGAAGTCATAGAGAAGAGGAAGTAGTAATCAAGCTTGATGATATTAATGAAAATAGCAAAAAGATTAACGGAAGTCCAAGCAGCAATAACTTTCAGGGAAGAAGTGAATCTGTACGACGAAGAAATAAAGAGTTGTATGACCAAGAAAACCACCAAGGGTACTTGAATTCAGGTGGAGCAGAGGTTGTAAAGTGTAGTTCAAATGTTTCATTTCAGCGAGGCTCGTGGAAGCCAGTGATGAGCATCACCAAGTCTAGGCTGATAGACCCGCCAGAGGAACCATGTCAAAGTTCAGTAAACTCTGGAAGGATGCCTGAGAAAGATCAAGATTATGAGGACGACGATGATACTGAAGACATCCCTCAAGAATATAAGAGAATAAAATTCAGCACACTGACAATGCTTCAATTTGTGAGTCTTATTTTGATTATTGCAGCCTTAGTTTGTAGCCTTTGGTTCCCATTTATAAAGAGGCACATAGTGTGTGATCTTCCATTATGGAAGTGGGAAATAATGGTTTTAGCATTAATCTGTGGACGTTTAGTCTCAGGTTGGGGAATTCGATTGGTTGTGTTCTATATAGAACGCAATTTTCTTTTGCGAAAACGggtattatattttgtttatggGCTAAGGAGATCTGTTCAGAATTGCCTCTGGTTGGGTTTGGTCTTGCTTGTATGGCATAGTATTTTCCATGAAAAGGTTACAAGGAAGACAAAGAGCAAGATTTTGCCTTATTTAAATAAGgttcttgtttgttttcttgtggGTACCGTAATATGGCTCCTGAAAACTCTGCTTGTTAAGGTCCTGGCTTCGAAATTTCATGTAAACACATTCTTTCAACGAATCCAGGAGGCTTTGTTTAATCAGTATGTGATCAAAACGCTCTCTAGTCCACCATTGTTTAAATGGTATGACACGCAAGAAGAGGAAGCTATGGCTGAGATTCAAGAGTTAGAGAAAGCCAAGGTTACTTTGCCTGGTGACCCTGGGGAAACTCTGCCTTCCAGGAGTAGGAGAATGATAGGAAATGGTAGACTAGAAAAAAGTCCCAAGGTTGGGAAGAATTCTAGATTTTTGAGGAAAAGGTTTAAAAGGGAAGATGAGGAGATCTCTATTGATCAACTACATAAGCTGAATCAGAAGAATATATCAGCTTGGAATATGAGGAGGTTGGTTAATATTATCCAACATGGGGATTTATCCACTCTGGATGAGCAGTTACTGGAGTCAAAAACTGAGGATGAAGCTTTGCTGCAAATTAGAAGTGAATGCCAGGCAAAAGAGGCAGCCAAGAGGATATTTCAGAATGTGGCAAAGCCAGGGTCGGA ATACATTTACCTCGAGGATGTGATGCACTTTATGAGTAAAGAGGAAGCTTTGAAGACAATGCATCTGTTTGGAGTAGCAGCTGAGAATAAGGGATTCAGCAAGTCCTTCTTTAAGGACTGGGTG GTTAAAACatttagagagagaagggcaCTAGCATTGTCTCTCACTGATACAAATACTGCTGTGGACGAACTCCATACTTTGTTGAACATTCTTGTAGCTATCATTACATTGATAATATGGCTGATTATACTTGGAGTTCCAATTATCCACTTCCTCGTCTTTATAAGTTCACAGCTTCTTTTGGTGGTGTTTATGTTTGGGAATACCTGCAGAACAGTATTTGAAGCAATCATCTTCTTATTTGTAATGCACCCATTTGATGTTGGTGATCGTTGTGAAGTGGACGGAGTCCAG ATGGTAGTCGACGAGATGAACATACTAACTACagtttttttgagatttgataaCCAAAAGATCATATACCCTAACAGTATTCTAGCTACTAAGCCCATTAGTAACTATAATCGTAGTCCAGACATGGGAGATGCAATTGATTTCTGTATTAACATCTCCACCCCAATGGAAAAGGTCACCAGCATGAAAGAAAGAATAACAAG GTATATTGAAATCAAGAATGAGCACTGGCAGCCAGGCCCAATGGTGATAATGAGGGACGTTATAGACATGAACAAACTGATGATGTCAGTGTGGCTTACACACAAAATGAACTATCAGGACATAAAGGAGAGATGGATTAGGAGAGAGCTCCTGCTTGAAGAGATGATCAAAGTTTTCAAGGAGCTCGATATTGAATACCGCCTACTGCCTCTTGATGTGAATGTCCGGAACTTGCCCCCTCTGGTATCAGACAGGCTCCCTTCAACTTGGAAAACTTTTGCTAGCTAA
- the LOC126712487 gene encoding mechanosensitive ion channel protein 8-like isoform X2 has protein sequence MARSHREEEVVIKLDDINENSKKINGSPSSNNFQGRSESVRRRNKELYDQENHQGYLNSGGAEVVKCSSNVSFQRGSWKPVMSITKSRLIDPPEEPCQSSVNSGRMPEKDQDYEDDDDTEDIPQEYKRIKFSTLTMLQFVSLILIIAALVCSLWFPFIKRHIVCDLPLWKWEIMVLALICGRLVSGWGIRLVVFYIERNFLLRKRVLYFVYGLRRSVQNCLWLGLVLLVWHSIFHEKVTRKTKSKILPYLNKVLVCFLVGTVIWLLKTLLVKVLASKFHVNTFFQRIQEALFNQYVIKTLSSPPLFKWYDTQEEEAMAEIQELEKAKVTLPGDPGETLPSRSRRMIGNGRLEKSPKVGKNSRFLRKRFKREDEEISIDQLHKLNQKNISAWNMRRLVNIIQHGDLSTLDEQLLESKTEDEALLQIRSECQAKEAAKRIFQNVAKPGSEYIYLEDVMHFMSKEEALKTMHLFGVAAENKGFSKSFFKDWVMVVDEMNILTTVFLRFDNQKIIYPNSILATKPISNYNRSPDMGDAIDFCINISTPMEKVTSMKERITRYIEIKNEHWQPGPMVIMRDVIDMNKLMMSVWLTHKMNYQDIKERWIRRELLLEEMIKVFKELDIEYRLLPLDVNVRNLPPLVSDRLPSTWKTFAS, from the exons ATGGCTCGAAGTCATAGAGAAGAGGAAGTAGTAATCAAGCTTGATGATATTAATGAAAATAGCAAAAAGATTAACGGAAGTCCAAGCAGCAATAACTTTCAGGGAAGAAGTGAATCTGTACGACGAAGAAATAAAGAGTTGTATGACCAAGAAAACCACCAAGGGTACTTGAATTCAGGTGGAGCAGAGGTTGTAAAGTGTAGTTCAAATGTTTCATTTCAGCGAGGCTCGTGGAAGCCAGTGATGAGCATCACCAAGTCTAGGCTGATAGACCCGCCAGAGGAACCATGTCAAAGTTCAGTAAACTCTGGAAGGATGCCTGAGAAAGATCAAGATTATGAGGACGACGATGATACTGAAGACATCCCTCAAGAATATAAGAGAATAAAATTCAGCACACTGACAATGCTTCAATTTGTGAGTCTTATTTTGATTATTGCAGCCTTAGTTTGTAGCCTTTGGTTCCCATTTATAAAGAGGCACATAGTGTGTGATCTTCCATTATGGAAGTGGGAAATAATGGTTTTAGCATTAATCTGTGGACGTTTAGTCTCAGGTTGGGGAATTCGATTGGTTGTGTTCTATATAGAACGCAATTTTCTTTTGCGAAAACGggtattatattttgtttatggGCTAAGGAGATCTGTTCAGAATTGCCTCTGGTTGGGTTTGGTCTTGCTTGTATGGCATAGTATTTTCCATGAAAAGGTTACAAGGAAGACAAAGAGCAAGATTTTGCCTTATTTAAATAAGgttcttgtttgttttcttgtggGTACCGTAATATGGCTCCTGAAAACTCTGCTTGTTAAGGTCCTGGCTTCGAAATTTCATGTAAACACATTCTTTCAACGAATCCAGGAGGCTTTGTTTAATCAGTATGTGATCAAAACGCTCTCTAGTCCACCATTGTTTAAATGGTATGACACGCAAGAAGAGGAAGCTATGGCTGAGATTCAAGAGTTAGAGAAAGCCAAGGTTACTTTGCCTGGTGACCCTGGGGAAACTCTGCCTTCCAGGAGTAGGAGAATGATAGGAAATGGTAGACTAGAAAAAAGTCCCAAGGTTGGGAAGAATTCTAGATTTTTGAGGAAAAGGTTTAAAAGGGAAGATGAGGAGATCTCTATTGATCAACTACATAAGCTGAATCAGAAGAATATATCAGCTTGGAATATGAGGAGGTTGGTTAATATTATCCAACATGGGGATTTATCCACTCTGGATGAGCAGTTACTGGAGTCAAAAACTGAGGATGAAGCTTTGCTGCAAATTAGAAGTGAATGCCAGGCAAAAGAGGCAGCCAAGAGGATATTTCAGAATGTGGCAAAGCCAGGGTCGGA ATACATTTACCTCGAGGATGTGATGCACTTTATGAGTAAAGAGGAAGCTTTGAAGACAATGCATCTGTTTGGAGTAGCAGCTGAGAATAAGGGATTCAGCAAGTCCTTCTTTAAGGACTGGGTG ATGGTAGTCGACGAGATGAACATACTAACTACagtttttttgagatttgataaCCAAAAGATCATATACCCTAACAGTATTCTAGCTACTAAGCCCATTAGTAACTATAATCGTAGTCCAGACATGGGAGATGCAATTGATTTCTGTATTAACATCTCCACCCCAATGGAAAAGGTCACCAGCATGAAAGAAAGAATAACAAG GTATATTGAAATCAAGAATGAGCACTGGCAGCCAGGCCCAATGGTGATAATGAGGGACGTTATAGACATGAACAAACTGATGATGTCAGTGTGGCTTACACACAAAATGAACTATCAGGACATAAAGGAGAGATGGATTAGGAGAGAGCTCCTGCTTGAAGAGATGATCAAAGTTTTCAAGGAGCTCGATATTGAATACCGCCTACTGCCTCTTGATGTGAATGTCCGGAACTTGCCCCCTCTGGTATCAGACAGGCTCCCTTCAACTTGGAAAACTTTTGCTAGCTAA